From the Photobacterium sp. GJ3 genome, one window contains:
- a CDS encoding S-layer family protein yields the protein MPAGLTAKELNDITVIPPKDFSGTVDIDIVVFTKEESLPEPAEFRDTFNLVIVPVADRVDSDIETTASGSEDQNIELILNLQAFDDELSVAEAPNVNEIGPETLQIIVSNVPDSSRIELPPGVSGTVTDNGDGSWTVQVESSSLDSLIFVPGDANSNNWNGELNLDIRAVDLDDEATDDLAVFETITVTLDSVNDAPVNVVPSDPLVVDEDNTLLITALQVTDVDVDEDTEGTMTVTLSVSDGVLAVPDGSNTGALMISGDGTDTIVLEGSVTDINTLLGSGLNFTPDLNFNGDVTLTMTSNDQGNTGAGGPLEDSDTVTIQVQAINDAPELTPVPDQTVAEEAVLTLSGLSVTDADFGEAGSTGVMTATLSADQGTLTVTVPGGSSVIVTDNGTGAVTLEGSLDEINAILASGVDYQGNADFNGADTVTVTVNDQGNVGTDGPKTATTTVNVTVTPVATPPTMTLSVPQTAVMRGALGAVIPLLGLEAVAGDPNETLTVQIRNLGTGQLVDSAGAVVGTDNGDGSWTVTPAQLSDLFVSNLPEGTSNLSVVAVSEEVDGSQAESAPVAIEVRVDDPANTGGEIGAGDSGAPNLVISADGGDTLLGGDGEDILVGGLGQDILVGGAGDDLLWGGEAGGTGDGVRDLFRWIAADLGTAGNEATDTVKDFEAGIDGLDLTEAVDTSGSSSFDDLTAQIQLTDDGADTVLDILDGGSVVQRIVLEGVSQASLLGTDPASLTDGEKLETLFGNGTLLLDISFATNGDDELSADPSGSTLNGLAGNDTLIAGPGNDILTGGDDNDIFVLNPGSLSTPANTDVITDLTLGEDVLTLSDVLPDEGGDELTRLLDHLDASVDGSGNVNLTVNADAGQQQNVVLENLDLSSLGLDIASTANEIVTALFDQNALNVDP from the coding sequence GTGCCTGCTGGATTAACGGCGAAAGAACTGAATGACATTACGGTGATTCCTCCGAAAGATTTTAGTGGTACCGTGGATATTGATATTGTTGTTTTTACTAAGGAAGAGAGCTTACCTGAACCGGCAGAGTTCAGAGATACTTTTAATCTTGTGATCGTGCCGGTGGCCGATCGTGTTGACAGCGATATTGAAACCACAGCCAGTGGTTCTGAAGATCAGAATATTGAGCTGATACTGAATCTTCAGGCCTTTGATGATGAACTCAGCGTGGCCGAAGCCCCGAATGTGAATGAAATTGGCCCTGAGACACTGCAGATTATCGTGTCCAACGTGCCGGATTCCAGCCGGATTGAATTGCCACCGGGGGTGTCCGGAACGGTGACGGACAACGGGGACGGCAGTTGGACAGTTCAGGTAGAAAGTTCCTCGCTGGACAGCCTGATATTCGTGCCGGGTGATGCGAACAGCAACAACTGGAATGGTGAGCTGAATCTGGATATTCGTGCTGTTGATTTAGATGACGAAGCCACGGATGATCTGGCGGTATTTGAAACCATTACGGTGACACTGGACAGCGTCAACGATGCGCCGGTGAATGTGGTACCGTCGGATCCGCTGGTGGTGGATGAAGATAACACACTGCTGATCACGGCACTGCAGGTCACGGATGTGGATGTGGATGAAGACACTGAAGGGACAATGACAGTCACGCTGTCTGTCAGCGACGGCGTGCTTGCTGTACCGGACGGCAGCAATACGGGCGCGCTTATGATTTCCGGTGACGGGACAGACACCATCGTGCTGGAAGGTTCAGTCACAGACATCAACACACTGCTTGGCAGCGGTTTGAATTTTACGCCGGACCTGAACTTCAATGGCGATGTCACGCTGACGATGACGTCCAATGATCAGGGCAACACGGGCGCTGGCGGCCCGCTGGAAGACAGTGACACGGTGACTATTCAGGTACAGGCCATCAATGATGCGCCTGAATTGACACCAGTGCCCGATCAGACCGTGGCGGAAGAGGCGGTACTGACACTCAGTGGTTTATCCGTCACTGATGCTGATTTCGGCGAAGCCGGATCAACCGGCGTGATGACCGCCACACTGAGCGCGGATCAGGGCACGCTGACCGTGACTGTCCCCGGTGGTTCTTCGGTCATCGTGACCGATAACGGGACAGGCGCGGTGACGCTGGAAGGTAGCCTGGATGAGATCAATGCCATTCTGGCATCGGGTGTGGATTATCAGGGAAATGCGGATTTCAATGGCGCAGATACGGTCACAGTGACGGTCAATGATCAGGGCAACGTCGGGACTGACGGCCCGAAAACTGCCACAACCACAGTGAATGTGACGGTGACGCCGGTCGCGACACCACCGACAATGACACTGTCTGTCCCGCAGACCGCTGTGATGCGGGGGGCACTCGGTGCGGTCATACCGCTGCTGGGGCTTGAAGCGGTGGCGGGGGATCCGAATGAAACCCTGACGGTGCAGATACGCAATCTTGGCACGGGTCAGTTAGTCGACAGCGCCGGGGCTGTAGTCGGAACAGACAATGGCGATGGCAGTTGGACGGTCACTCCGGCACAGCTCAGTGATCTTTTTGTCAGCAATTTGCCGGAAGGGACCAGTAATCTGTCCGTGGTTGCGGTTTCTGAAGAAGTGGATGGCAGTCAGGCGGAATCAGCGCCGGTCGCAATTGAAGTCCGCGTCGATGATCCGGCCAATACCGGCGGGGAAATCGGTGCAGGTGACAGCGGCGCACCGAATCTGGTCATCAGTGCGGATGGCGGAGACACGCTGCTGGGGGGAGATGGCGAAGATATTCTGGTTGGCGGCTTAGGTCAGGATATTCTGGTCGGTGGTGCAGGCGATGACCTGCTCTGGGGCGGTGAAGCCGGCGGCACCGGTGACGGGGTTCGTGATCTGTTCAGGTGGATCGCGGCAGATTTAGGCACAGCTGGCAATGAAGCCACGGACACGGTGAAAGATTTCGAAGCCGGAATCGACGGTCTGGATCTGACCGAAGCGGTGGATACGTCCGGCAGCAGTTCCTTTGATGATCTGACCGCTCAAATTCAACTGACCGATGACGGTGCGGATACCGTCCTGGATATTCTGGATGGCGGTTCGGTTGTTCAGCGTATTGTGCTGGAAGGGGTCAGCCAGGCCAGTTTGCTGGGCACCGATCCGGCAAGCCTGACCGATGGCGAGAAACTGGAAACGCTGTTTGGTAATGGCACCTTGCTGCTGGATATCAGTTTTGCCACCAATGGTGATGATGAATTGAGCGCAGACCCGTCCGGCAGCACGCTGAACGGACTGGCTGGCAATGATACACTCATCGCCGGTCCGGGGAACGATATTCTGACTGGCGGCGATGACAACGATATCTTTGTACTGAATCCGGGCTCGTTGTCGACCCCGGCGAATACTGATGTGATCACCGATCTGACGCTGGGCGAAGATGTCCTGACCCTGTCGGATGTATTGCCGGATGAAGGTGGTGATGAACTGACCCGGTTGCTGGATCATCTGGATGCGAGCGTTGATGGTAGCGGGAATGTCAATCTGACGGTGAATGCAGACGCGGGCCAGCAACAGAATGTGGTGCTGGAAAATCTGGATCTCAGCTCACTCGGGCTGGACATCGCCTCAACGGCCAATGAGATTGTCACCGCGCTCTTTGATCAAAACGCGCTGAATGTCGATCCTTGA